A region from the Neurospora crassa OR74A linkage group V, whole genome shotgun sequence genome encodes:
- a CDS encoding nucleolar GTP-binding protein 2 has translation MVLAKSKKSVGLGNTLMNDRFGKGKGSDRKRVSAVTRIDHATGKEYITNDKQDAAWVKMRSITEQGALDEFLATAELAGTDFTAEKMNNVKIIHTDQRNPYLLSAKEEQAVLGKQRANKSRLTVPRRPQWDSTTTRDELDQRERESFLEWRRGLAELQETQDLLMTPFERNLEVWRQLWRVIERSDVIVQIVDARNPLMFRSEDLEVYVKDVDPKKHNLLLINKADLMTYKQRKMWANYLKGEGIDYRFFSAQLAKEMIEAGGYADSDEDSEDESDAGEGPSKQEETPKAEEKASEENEEAKEEEITEHNDPDTHILRVDELEDILLQYQPEGQDRKLQVGLVGYPNVGKSSTINALIGAKKVSVSSTPGKTKHFQTIHLSDNVLLCDCPGLVFPNFANTKAELVCNGVLPIDQLREYTGPAALVARRIPQPFLEAVYGIKIKTRPLEEGGTGIPTADELLDAYARHRGYMTQGLGQPDQSRAVRYILKDYVNGKLLYCEPPPGSGVDGPEFNAELYDMAHLPENRRVAMLSALEGADIDDTATLTSEMTALALPQGQKSKKLDKAFFKSGGNGGHIQQAFHQKYSQQGQAQNMVKHMSGRKLRALIAAEQGVNVKEVQMEMGGKKHFKGGMGLKGGKGKRRAGRSGNNDDDD, from the exons ATGGTTCTCGCAAAGTCCAAGAAGTCGGTCGGACTCGGCAACACGTTGATGAACGATAGGTTTGGCAAGGGAAAGGGATCCGACCGGAAGCGCGTCTCAGCAGTCACTCGTATCGACCATGCGACCGGCAAGGAATACATCACGAACGACAAGCAGGATGCTGCCTGGGTCAAGATGCGCTCCATCACCGAGCAGGGCGCTCTCGACGAGTTCTTGGCTACTGCCGAGCTGGCCGGAACCGACTTCACCGCCGAGAAGATGAACAACGTCAAGATCATCCACACCGACCAGCGCAACCCGTACCTCCTCTCCGCTAAGGAGGAGCAGGCAGTGCTTGGAAAGCAGAGGGCGAACAAGAGCCGTCTTACGGTACCCAGGAGGCCGCAATGGGACTCTACAACCACTCGTGATGAGCTCGACCAGAGGGAGCGCGAGAGCTTCCTCGAGTGGCGCAGAGGGTTGGCGGAACTCCAGGAGACCCAGGATCTGTTGATGACACCTTTCGAGCGCAACCTGGAGGTGTGGAGGCAACTGTGGAGAGTCATCGAGCGGTCCGACGTGATTGTCCAGATTGTCGACGCCAGAAACCCTCTCATGTTCCGTTCCGAAGACTTGGAAGTCTACGTGAAAGATGTCGATCCCAAGAAGCACAACCTTCTTTTGATTAACAAGGCCGATCTGATGACATACAAGCAAAGGAAAATGTGGGCGAACTACCTCAAGGGCGAGGGTATCGACTACAGGTTCTTCTCGGCTCAATTGGCCAAGGAGATGATCGAGGCGGGTGGATATGCCGATAGTGATGAGGATTCCGAGGATGAGAGTGACGCTGGCGAGGGTCCTTCCAAGCAGGAGGAGACCcccaaggccgaggagaaggcatccgaggagaacgaggaggccaaggaggaggagatcacCGAGCACAACGACCCAGACACGCACATCCTGCGAGTCGATGAGTTGGAGGACATTCTCTTGCAATATCAACCAGAGGGTCAAG ATCGCAAGCTCCAGGTCGGTCTCGTCGGCTACCCCAACGTCGGTAAATCCTCCACCATCAACGCTCTCATTGGCGCCAAGAAGGTGTCCGTCTCCTCCACTCCCGGCAAGACCAAGCATTTCCAGACCATCCACCTAAGCGACAACGTCTTGCTTTGCGATTGTCCCGGTCTCGTCTTCCCCAACTTTGCCAACACCAAGGCCGAGCTCGTCTGCAACGGTGTCCTCCCCATCGACCAGCTGCGCGAGTACACTGGCCCTGCCGCCCTCGTCGCCCGCCGTATCCCTCAACCCTTTCTCGAGGCCGTGTACGGCATCAAGATCAAGACCAGGCCGCTTGAGGAAGGCGGCACCGGTATCCCCACCGCCGACGAGCTTCTCGACGCCTATGCCCGTCACCGCGGTTACATGACGCAAGGTCTCGGCCAGCCCGACCAGTCTCGTGCGGTCCGTTACATCCTCAAGGACTACGTCAACGGCAAGCTCCTCTACTGCGAGCCGCCTCCGGGCAGCGGCGTCGACGGCCCCGAGTTCAACGCCGAGCTCTACGACATGGCCCATCTGCCCGAGAACCGTCGTGTGGCGATGTTGTCGGCGCTCGAGGGTGCCGACATTGACGACACCGCCACGCTCACCTCGGAGATGACGGCGCTGGCGCTCCCGCAGGGCCAAAAGTCCAAGAAGCTCGACAAGGCCTTCTTCAAGTCCGGCGGCAACGGCGGCCACATTCAGCAGGCTTTCCACCAAAAGTACTCGCAGCAGGGCCAGGCGCAGAACATGGTGAAGCACATGAGCGGTCGCAAGCTGAGGGCGCTGATTGCGGCGGAGCAGGGCGTGAATGTCAAGGAGGtgcagatggagatgggCGGTAAGAAGCACTTTAAGGGTGGTATGGGGTTGAAGGGCGGTAAGGGCAAGAGGAGAGCGGGGAGGAGTGGAAacaatgatgacgatgattgA
- a CDS encoding low-temperature viability protein ltv1 translates to MARGKWIDKKTATHFTLVHRPQNDPLIHDESAPSMVLNPTQRPNAHKSSTLSALASELGSDAMSIRDNEGEAANYGVYFDDTEYDYMQHLRDLGTGAGEAVFVEAKPVANQNKGKGKATLEDALKQLNLQNNAQDLLDEEILPNKNLQRLTYQAQQDVPDAIAGFQPDMDPRLREVLEALEDEAYVDNEEEDIFQELAKDAKEINEHDFEEAYDEFDDDGWESDHTVKASKEYRHDGDDEVPELVNTGAGQEGEGSGPSDDWYDAFKQYQQDKKAEKKNKGPAAPSEMQSSIWTTTTMGGRKKKRAGAMTNPSMYSMSSSALVRTDALSILDARFEKLEEEYNADMDDLGSVSGVSAVSTVQGNVRADFDGMLDEFLENHSTAGKKRVKKGKYQSGLEQLDEIRRGLGPARLRPSFI, encoded by the exons ATGGCCAGGGGAAAGTGGAT TGATAAGAAGACGGCGACGCACTTCACGCTGGTCCATCGTCCGCAAAATGATCCCCTTATCCACGATGAGTCGGCGCCGTCCATGGTGCTGAACCCTACACAGCGCCCCAATGCGCACAAGTCGTCGACCCTCAGTGCCCTCGCCTCCGAACTCGGTTCCGATGCCATGAGCATCCGTGACAACGAGGGTGAGGCCGCCAACTATGGCGTCTACTTCGACGATACCGAGTACGATTACATGCAGCATTTGCGTGATCTGGGCACGGGAGCTGGAGAGGCTGTTTTCGTCGAGGCCAAACCGGTCGCAAACCAgaacaagggcaagggcaaggcgaCCCTCGAGGACGCCCTGAAGCAACTCAACCTCCAGAACAACGCCCAGGATCTGCTCGACGAGGAGATCCTCCCCAACAAGAACCTCCAGAGACTTACCTACCAAGCACAACAGGATGTTCCTGACGCCATTGCGGGTTTCCAGCCAGACATGGACCCTCGCCTACGCGAAGTACTAGAGGCCCTGGAGGACGAGGCCTACGTGGacaacgaggaggaggacattTTCCAGGAACTGGCCAAGGACGCAAAGGAGATCAATGAGCACGACTTCGAGGAGGCTTACGACGAGTTTGATGACGACGGCTGGGAGTCGGACCACACAGTGAAGGCTAGCAAGGAGTACAGGCACGATGGGGACGACGAAGTACCCGAGCTTGTCAACACAGGTGCTgggcaagaaggagagggatcAGGGCCATCGGATGATTGGTATGATGCGTTCAAGCAGTACCAGCAAGACAAGAAGgcggaaaagaagaacaagggcCCGGCGGCGCCATCAGAGATGCAGTCCTCGATatggacaacgacaacaatgGGGGgacgcaagaagaagagagccgGTGCCATGACCAACCCCTCCATGTACTCGATGAGCTCCTCGGCGCTTGTACGGACGGACGCCTTGAGCATCCTCGATGCGCGGTTTgagaagctggaggaggagtacaATGCTGACATGGACGACTTGGGTTCCGTCTCGGGTGTTTCTGCTGTCTCTACCGTCCAGGGCAACGTGAGGGCCGATTTTGATGGCATGTTGGATGAGTTCCTGGAGAACCATTCGACAGCCGGAAAGAAGAGggtgaagaagggcaagTACCAGAGTGGCCTTGAGCAGCTGGACGAGATCAGGAGGGGGTTGGGACCTGCCAGACTCCGTCCTTCGTTTATCTAG